A stretch of DNA from Acidobacteriota bacterium:
GACGCGCACGCCGACGACCTCGCTCGCCAGGAACTCGGCGTGACGGAGCCCGTCGAGCGCCGGCACGGCCGCAATGACCGGAACGCCCGCCCGCCGGATGTCGCCGAGCTTCGCCTCGAAGGCCTCGACGTCCAAGACCGGCGGCGTCACGACGAACTCCGCGCCGGCGTCGATCTTGAGCGCGAGCCGGCGCCACTCGGCGTCCTGATCGGCGGCGAACGGGTTGATCGCCGCGCCGATGTGGAACTGCGTCGGCGCGCCGATCGGCTGGCCCGCGATGTCCTGTCCCTGGTTCAAACGCGCCACCATGTTAATCAAGCCGATCGCGTCGACCTCGTAGACCGACGTCGCGTCGGCGTAGCTGCTCACGCGCGCCGGGCTGCCGGTGGTCAAGAGAACGTTCCGCACGCCCATCGCGTGCGCGCCGACCAGGTCCGACTGCATGCCGATCAGGCTCCGGTCCCGACAGGTGTATTGCAGCAGCGTCTCCACCTGCCCCTGCTCGATCAGCGCCGAGACGGCCAGCGCGCTCGCGCGCGCGCCCGATTGCGGGTAGTCCGGCACGTTCACGGCGCCGACGCCGAGATCCTTGAATCGTCTCGCGACGGCCAGAGCCGGGCCGAGGTCCACGCCGCGCGGCGTGGCGATCTCGGCCAGCACGACGAACTCCGCGTCGGCGAGGGCGCGCGCCATGCGCGACTTCTCCCGGCGCGCGACGGGCCGCGACCGCGGCGGCTGGTCGCCGGCCGGCGCGGCCGGCCGCGTGCGCGCCGCCGGCGACAGCGTCCGGACGGCGTCGGCAATCTGCCGCGTGTGGCCCGGGGTCGTCCCGCAGCATCCGCCCACGAGCCTGACGCCGACGTTCACGAAGCGCCGCGCGTAGCTTGCCATGTACTCCGGCGAACTCAAATAGAGGTTGCGCCCGTCGACTGCCCTGGGCAGGCCGGCATTCGGCTGGGCCGACAGGGGCGCGCTCGTGACGTGAGCCATCGCCTCGATCGTCTCGAGCATCGCGGCCGGGCCCACCGAACAGTTGAGGCCGATGACGTCCGCCCCGGCGCGCTCCAGCTCGGCGGTGAACCGGTCGGGCGGCGTGCCGTCCAGCGTGTGGCCGTCCTCGCCCGTCGTCAACTGCGCGACGATCGGCAGCGTCGAGACCGCGCGAATCGCGCGAACCGCCGTGGCCAGCTCGTTGACGTCCGTGAACGTCTCGAGGATGAACAGATCGGCGCCGCCGGAGGCGAGCGCTTCGGCCTGCTCGGCGAAGGCCGCGGCGGCCTCGTCGAGCCCGGTCCTCCCCCACGGTTCCACCCGCACGCCGAGCGGCCCAACGGACCCGGCGACCCAGGCCCGCCCATCGGCCGCGCGCCTGGCGAGACGCGCCCCCTCCGCGTTGATGCGCGTGAGCGCGTCCACCAGGCCGAACTGCTCGAGCTTGAAGCGGTTCGCGCCGAACGTGTTGGTCTCGAGCACGTCGGCGCCGGCCGCGGCGTAGTCACGATGGATCTCGGCGACGAGGTCGGGCCGCGTGAGGTTCAGCTCGTCGAAGCAGCGGTTGAGGAAGATGCCCTTCGCGTAGAGCACGGTGCCCATGGCGCCGTCGCACACGAGCACGCGCTGGTTCAGGGCATCCAGGAATGCCGACATGAAGGAAAGGAGGCCGCCGGGTCGCCCGGCGGCAGCGACTCAGCGCGCCGCCTCGGCGGGCGCAGCGGGCACGAGCAGATCCTGCTTGTCCCAGATGAAGTCGCGGTTGCTGTAGACGGCCAGCTCGTAGTCCTTGCCCATGAAGATCGCCGACACCGGGCAGGCTTCCTCGCAGTAGCCGCAGAAGATGCAGCGCGTCTTGTGAATCTGGTAGACCGACGCGTAGCGCGGACCGGCCGCGACCGTGCCGTCGTTCTCCGCCGGCTCGAGGTAGATGGCGTCAGCCGGGCAGGCCACCGAGCACAGCCCGCACGCGACGCACTTCTCCAGCCCGTTCTCGTCGCGCATCAGCACCTGCTTGCCGCGGTACTTCGGGAACATCGGCACCTTCTCGGCCGGGTAGTTCACCGTGTTCGGCCGCTTGAACATGTGCTTGAAGGTGGTGATGAAGCCGACAATGAACGGGCGGATCATGGTCGTCATGATAGCAAACCGTCACGAGGCCGTCGCCGCCGACGCGCGCCGACGGCGGCCGGACGCGGGTCGCGCTCGGCCGCATAACTCACGACGGGTGTTATAGTTATCTTCCCTGACCATGCACGAGTCCGGTCCGCTCACGCACGAATTCCTGCCGCCGATCGCGCTCATGGCGAACATCGCGGTGGCGGCCGTGCTAGCGACGATGCTCGTGCGGTTCCACTGGTTTCGGCGCATCCTGCTGACCGAGCGGCGCGACTGGCCCGAGCGCCTCGTGTTCGCCGCCGGCTTCGGCGTCCCGCTCGTCGCCGGCGTCGTGGCCCGGCTGATCCTGCGGTACGAAGCGGCGGACTTGACGCTGTCGGGCGCCTACCTGGCCGGGCTCATCGCGGGGCCGTACGCCGGCGCGATCGTGGGCGCCGCGCTCGGCGTGCCGCCGCTCTTCGCCGGCGAGTTCGGCGCCCTGCCGTTCGCCGTGGGCTGCGGGTTCGCCGGCGGCGGTCTCCGCGAGATTTGTCCCAAGGAAGAGATCTGGCGCTTCTCGCCGTTCTTCGTGACCAAGCTCCACCGATCGGCATGGCGGCTCGT
This window harbors:
- a CDS encoding bifunctional homocysteine S-methyltransferase/methylenetetrahydrofolate reductase — its product is MSAFLDALNQRVLVCDGAMGTVLYAKGIFLNRCFDELNLTRPDLVAEIHRDYAAAGADVLETNTFGANRFKLEQFGLVDALTRINAEGARLARRAADGRAWVAGSVGPLGVRVEPWGRTGLDEAAAAFAEQAEALASGGADLFILETFTDVNELATAVRAIRAVSTLPIVAQLTTGEDGHTLDGTPPDRFTAELERAGADVIGLNCSVGPAAMLETIEAMAHVTSAPLSAQPNAGLPRAVDGRNLYLSSPEYMASYARRFVNVGVRLVGGCCGTTPGHTRQIADAVRTLSPAARTRPAAPAGDQPPRSRPVARREKSRMARALADAEFVVLAEIATPRGVDLGPALAVARRFKDLGVGAVNVPDYPQSGARASALAVSALIEQGQVETLLQYTCRDRSLIGMQSDLVGAHAMGVRNVLLTTGSPARVSSYADATSVYEVDAIGLINMVARLNQGQDIAGQPIGAPTQFHIGAAINPFAADQDAEWRRLALKIDAGAEFVVTPPVLDVEAFEAKLGDIRRAGVPVIAAVPALDGLRHAEFLASEVVGVRVAEGVLDRLRRAADEADEALAIVVEIAVRLRTLVAGLQVTTFHGSPQTAERLLNEVGRLRHA
- a CDS encoding NADH-quinone oxidoreductase subunit I, translating into MIRPFIVGFITTFKHMFKRPNTVNYPAEKVPMFPKYRGKQVLMRDENGLEKCVACGLCSVACPADAIYLEPAENDGTVAAGPRYASVYQIHKTRCIFCGYCEEACPVSAIFMGKDYELAVYSNRDFIWDKQDLLVPAAPAEAAR